A segment of the Candidatus Binatia bacterium genome:
CGTGCTGGCCTCCGGTGACGACCAGGCCGCGTATCGTCGCGGCGGCGCAGGTCGTGAGTTCGACGCCCCGGGTACCCGGGGCGGTGACCGTCACGTCCTGGAGGAGAAGGGTGCCCGAGGTGGAGGCCTTCACGCCGACCTCGGTCGGCGTGTCGATGAGGACGTCCTGGATCGTGGTGTCGCTCGCGCCCGTGATCTCGATTCCGTGTTTGGCGCCGTTGGTGGCGCCATCGATGGTGAATCCGTCGATCGTCGTGCCGCTGTGGGAGATGGTGATGCCGATGTCGTCGAAGGGGATTTCGAGGATGGCGCCCGCGGTGGTGAGGATCGTCGTGTCGTCGACGGTGGTCGCGATGGACTCCGCATACGTGCCGGCTGCGACGACGATGGTCTCGTCGTCTAGGAGACCGGACGCCAGGGCGTGGCTGATGGTCGCCCACGGCGTATTGGGATCCTGCGCAGCGATGCGGTCATTCGCGTCGCTGCCCGTTGCGCCGTTTACGTAGTACGTAGCCGGGCCGGTGGGGACCGCGGGCGGGCCGGCGCCGGCGCTGGCTCCTTCGTGGAAGCCCATGTCCGCGGTGCCTGAGTCGGGCGCCAGGTCCTGACGCGTCGAGCCGTCGATGTCGCGTTCGGCCACGAGGCCGGAGCCCGCATCGACAGCTGGGCTCGACGGGTCGAGGGCAAAGACGTCGTCGGCGTAGTTCGCGATCCCTCCGCGGGTGCCGTCGGATCCGTTCGGGTCGACGTACATTGGTGAGATCGCGAGCATGCCCCCACCGAGCGCGTAGGACGACGGCGAGAGCCGCGTCGTGTTGCCGAACAGCAGGATGTTCTGAACGTTCGCGCCGGCCGTGTCGAAGAAAAGGCCGATGCCGAGGTTGTGGGTGATGATGCTGTCGTAGACGTAGGCGGTCGCGTTGCGGAGCCGCACGCCCCCACCGCTTGCTAGTCCGTTGTACGCCACCGTGTTGAACGCGATCACGTTTCCGGTCGACGTGGGGGGCAGGGGAGTGTCGGTGTTCTCGATGTCGATGCCCCACTCGCCGTTCTCGTACGCGAGGTTGTTCCGAACGTAGGCGAGGCTGGACTTTTTGAGCAGGATGCCGCGGCCGCCGGCCGAGATGGCGCGGGAGTTCTCGATCGTGACTCCGGCGGTGGTCTCGATGTGGAACCCGTTCGACGTTGCGCCGACACTCGTGGAGCCGCGAATGACCAGGCCGTCGGCCGTCGCAGCACGGATGCCGTGCGTGCCACCCTCGATCGTGATGCCTTCGATGAGGATGTCGGCGTGCGAGATGTCGATACCGGGGCTGCCGCCGCCGGCGGTGATCGTCACGGGCCCGCCCAGTGCCCGGAGCTCGACGTTCGCAAATGCGGAAGCCGGGTTCTCGCTGTACGTGCCCGACTGAACGCGGATCGTGTGCCGGCCTCCCGTGGTGTCCACGGTGCTCAGGGCGTGGGAGATCGTTGCCCACGGAGTCGTTTGTGTTTGCGCCTCTAGAGCTGACCGCGCGTCGTCTCCCGTGCCGCCATCCACGTAGAACTCCAACGCGGATGCGCTACTCGCCACCGAGATCAGGGCGGCGGTGAAGGAGACGATGAGCGCGACCGTTGCCGGCCGCGCCCAAGGCTTTATGCCCTGAATCATAAGGATAGAAAGTTCGTTTTTTTGGGGGTGTAATGTCGGGGGGTGTAACGTGTCGCGACGCAGTGCGTACCTTGGCCTGCGGTGTCGCGTAGCCCTGCGGAGTCCGCGGAGGTGGCGGCGCCTGGGAATCATCGCCGTCCACCTCCTGGAATCCATTTCTCGCCTGGCTGTCTCGTCAGTCGTTCCGCCCACGGTGCGACTGACTCGAGTGCGATACCGTGCCGTACCCTGATCCACGGATATCGCTGCCATTGGCGAACCTCACATCTGAGTTCCCACTCCCCTTTTTATCCGTGTGCCGCTACCGGACGGCACCTCGCGAAAGCGTCAGTTGGCTCTCGAGCGAGACTTCGGATTGCACCCGGGTCGCGGGCTCTCCTATGTGGGTTCGGCTAGTCAGCCTGGACGGATGAGGGGGTCCGGGGGCGGATTGCGCAGACCCAGCAGCCCTTCGGGTTGCCGGAATCCCCGGGGAGCTCCGATGTGGAGCCGAGGTGAGGCAGAAATCGTCGTGTAGGGGGTGAACGTCTTGCCCGTGAGCGCGGAGTCCACGAACGGGGGAGACTCGCTGACGTTCCCGGTGTAG
Coding sequences within it:
- a CDS encoding right-handed parallel beta-helix repeat-containing protein, which translates into the protein MIQGIKPWARPATVALIVSFTAALISVASSASALEFYVDGGTGDDARSALEAQTQTTPWATISHALSTVDTTGGRHTIRVQSGTYSENPASAFANVELRALGGPVTITAGGGSPGIDISHADILIEGITIEGGTHGIRAATADGLVIRGSTSVGATSNGFHIETTAGVTIENSRAISAGGRGILLKKSSLAYVRNNLAYENGEWGIDIENTDTPLPPTSTGNVIAFNTVAYNGLASGGGVRLRNATAYVYDSIITHNLGIGLFFDTAGANVQNILLFGNTTRLSPSSYALGGGMLAISPMYVDPNGSDGTRGGIANYADDVFALDPSSPAVDAGSGLVAERDIDGSTRQDLAPDSGTADMGFHEGASAGAGPPAVPTGPATYYVNGATGSDANDRIAAQDPNTPWATISHALASGLLDDETIVVAAGTYAESIATTVDDTTILTTAGAILEIPFDDIGITISHSGTTIDGFTIDGATNGAKHGIEITGASDTTIQDVLIDTPTEVGVKASTSGTLLLQDVTVTAPGTRGVELTTCAAATIRGLVVTGGQH